A window from Streptomyces sp. NBC_00299 encodes these proteins:
- the leuA gene encoding 2-isopropylmalate synthase, protein MANHQQPSSMPIHKYGRYEQVDIPDRTWPQKRVTAAPRWLSTDLRDGNQALIDPMSPERKRRMFDQLVKMGYKEIEVGFPASGQTDFDFVRSIIEDPEAIPDDVTISVLTQAREDLIERTVESLKGAKRATVHLYNATAPVFRRVVFRGSKDDIKQIAVDGTRLVVEYAEKLLGPETEFGYQYSPEIFTDTELDFALEVCEAVMDVYQPGPGREIILNLPATVERSTPSTHADRFEWMGRNLSRREYVCLSVHPHNDRGTAVAAAELALMAGADRIEGCLFGQGERTGNVDLVTLGMNLFSQGVDPQIDFSDIDEIRRTWEYCNQMEVHPRHPYVGDLVYTSFSGSHQDAIKKGFDAMEADAAAKGVTVDDIEWAVPYLPIDPKDVGRSYEAVIRVNSQSGKGGIAYVLKNDHKLDLPRRMQIEFSKLIQAKTDAEGGEVTGGDIWSVFQDEYLPNPENPWGRIQVKNGQSTTDTDGVDTLKVEATVDGVDTVLSGTGNGPISAFFDALQSIGIDVRLLDYQEHTMSEGASAQAASYIECAIDGKVLWGIGIDANTTRASLKAVVSAVNRAGRSAGVPQ, encoded by the coding sequence ATGGCGAATCACCAGCAGCCCAGTTCCATGCCGATCCACAAGTACGGCCGCTACGAGCAGGTCGACATCCCGGACCGCACCTGGCCCCAGAAGCGTGTTACCGCCGCCCCTCGCTGGCTCTCCACCGATCTGCGTGACGGCAACCAGGCCCTGATCGACCCGATGTCGCCCGAGCGCAAGCGCCGGATGTTCGACCAGCTGGTCAAGATGGGCTACAAGGAGATCGAGGTCGGCTTCCCGGCGTCGGGCCAGACGGACTTCGACTTCGTGCGGTCGATCATCGAGGACCCCGAGGCGATCCCCGACGACGTCACCATCTCCGTACTGACCCAGGCCCGCGAGGACCTGATCGAGCGGACCGTGGAGTCCCTGAAGGGCGCCAAGCGGGCCACCGTCCACCTGTACAACGCCACCGCCCCCGTCTTCCGCCGGGTGGTGTTCCGGGGCTCCAAGGACGACATCAAGCAGATCGCCGTCGACGGCACGCGGCTGGTCGTCGAGTACGCGGAGAAGCTGCTGGGCCCGGAGACGGAGTTCGGCTACCAGTACAGCCCCGAGATCTTCACCGACACCGAGCTGGACTTCGCCCTGGAGGTCTGCGAGGCGGTGATGGACGTCTACCAGCCCGGTCCGGGCCGCGAGATCATCCTCAACCTGCCCGCCACGGTGGAGCGTTCGACGCCGTCCACCCACGCGGACCGCTTCGAGTGGATGGGCCGCAACCTGTCCCGCCGCGAGTACGTCTGCCTGTCGGTCCACCCGCACAACGACCGCGGTACGGCCGTGGCCGCCGCCGAGCTGGCGCTGATGGCCGGCGCCGACCGCATCGAGGGCTGCCTGTTCGGGCAGGGCGAGCGCACCGGCAACGTCGACCTGGTCACCCTGGGCATGAACCTGTTCTCGCAGGGCGTCGACCCGCAGATCGACTTCTCCGACATCGACGAGATCCGTCGCACGTGGGAGTACTGCAACCAGATGGAGGTCCACCCGCGCCACCCGTACGTGGGCGACCTGGTCTACACGTCCTTCTCCGGCTCCCACCAGGACGCCATCAAGAAGGGCTTCGACGCCATGGAGGCCGACGCGGCCGCGAAGGGCGTCACCGTCGACGACATCGAGTGGGCCGTGCCCTACCTGCCGATCGACCCGAAGGACGTCGGCCGCTCCTATGAGGCCGTCATCCGCGTCAACTCGCAGTCCGGCAAGGGCGGTATCGCGTACGTCCTGAAGAACGACCACAAGCTGGACCTGCCGCGCCGGATGCAGATCGAGTTCTCCAAGCTGATCCAGGCCAAGACGGACGCCGAGGGCGGCGAGGTCACCGGCGGTGACATCTGGTCGGTCTTCCAGGACGAGTACCTGCCGAACCCGGAGAACCCGTGGGGTCGGATCCAGGTCAAGAACGGTCAGTCGACGACGGACACGGACGGCGTGGACACGCTGAAGGTGGAGGCGACGGTCGACGGCGTCGACACGGTCCTGTCCGGTACGGGCAACGGTCCGATCTCGGCCTTCTTCGACGCCCTGCAGTCCATCGGCATCGACGTACGGCTGCTGGACTACCAGGAGCACACGATGAGCGAGGGTGCGTCGGCGCAGGCCGCGTCGTACATCGAGTGCGCGATCGACGGCAAGGTCCTGTGGGGGATCGGGATCGACGCGAACACCACGCGCGCGTCGCTGAAGGCGGTCGTGTCGGCCGTCAACCGGGCAGGGCGCTCCGCCGGGGTGCCGCAGTAG
- a CDS encoding TerB family tellurite resistance protein, which translates to MLPGRGQDGRAARLARILGTRTAWSAVGDGEFFCPGCGGDRNYQRLTGHRRFTLLGVPVLPRGETAPVVECAACQRHFGTDVLDHPTTTRFSAMLRDAVHTVALAVLAAGGTCARPSLEAAAATVRAAGFDDCTEEQLNALVEALAADTGRVFSEPCGAGLAIELHEALDPLAPHLAPPGRESILLQGARIALADGPYTPAERDVLATVGSALTICAEDVTRLLAAAARTPS; encoded by the coding sequence GTGCTGCCAGGACGGGGACAAGACGGCCGTGCCGCCAGGCTTGCGCGCATTCTGGGCACCCGCACCGCATGGTCGGCCGTCGGTGACGGCGAGTTCTTCTGCCCGGGCTGCGGGGGTGACCGCAACTACCAGCGGCTGACCGGGCACCGCCGCTTCACCCTGCTCGGTGTGCCGGTCCTGCCGCGCGGCGAGACCGCCCCGGTCGTGGAGTGTGCGGCCTGCCAACGTCACTTCGGCACCGACGTCCTCGACCACCCCACCACCACCCGCTTCTCCGCGATGCTCCGGGACGCCGTCCACACCGTCGCCCTCGCGGTGCTGGCCGCCGGCGGCACCTGTGCCCGTCCGTCCCTGGAGGCCGCCGCGGCGACGGTGCGGGCGGCCGGCTTCGACGACTGCACGGAGGAGCAGCTCAACGCCCTGGTCGAGGCCCTGGCCGCGGACACCGGGCGGGTCTTCTCCGAGCCCTGCGGTGCCGGTCTGGCCATAGAGCTCCACGAGGCCCTGGACCCGCTGGCCCCCCACCTCGCGCCGCCCGGCCGCGAATCGATCCTGCTCCAGGGGGCACGCATCGCCCTGGCCGACGGCCCCTACACCCCCGCCGAGCGAGACGTCCTCGCGACGGTCGGCTCCGCCCTCACCATCTGCGCCGAGGACGTGACGAGGCTGCTGGCCGCGGCGGCCCGGACGCCGTCGTAG
- a CDS encoding MMPL family transporter: protein MGAARTSARRRRAVPWLVLGLWIAVLALASPFASKLADVQRDRAVDYLPASADSTQVAKIEDRLPGGEATEMVVVYHRDGGLSAGDRATAADQIERIAGAHRLTGKPEGIPSRDGTTLMYPVASTEPGQDEDARDVLVNSVRDIAKGSDGLNVDVGGAGALATDASEVYNSLDGPLLYTTAAVVALLLILIYRSPFLWLVPLAVAGMADYLSMGVAYGLNQGFGTSVSGQSSGIMTILVFGAGTDYALLLVSRYREELRRIERPYDAMVAALKGCGPAVLASSGTVAAGLLCLLAADLNSSRGMGPLGTVGVLCALAAMLTLLPAILVLLGRRVFWPLVPRYGSTPKARRSLFTAMGSSAGRRPLTVLAGGAVLLGALALGALNLPGTLKQEDSFTSKPDAVAAMETLGKAYPERGTQPITVITPEGRAAETLASVRGTDGVDSAREGRTGNGWTEISVLATAAPQSAGETATIEALRDKLDGSYVGGPSAEQIDLKDTNARDRLVVVPIVLLSVLLILVALLRSLVAPLILVAAVVAVWGAALGIGGLVFGPLFGFDGTDPGLGLLSFVFLVALGVDYGIFLMHRMREECLNGAEPASAALTALRTTGGVIASAGLVLAATFAVLTSMPLVPLVELGFVIAVGVLLDTFLVRTYLVTSASVALRRRMWWPGRLSRAPEGTRPPVPPKEPEHVAVSVS, encoded by the coding sequence ATGGGGGCCGCAAGGACAAGTGCACGACGGCGGCGGGCCGTGCCCTGGCTCGTGCTCGGGTTGTGGATCGCGGTGCTGGCGCTGGCGTCGCCGTTCGCGTCGAAGCTGGCGGACGTGCAGCGGGACCGTGCCGTCGACTATCTGCCGGCGAGCGCCGACTCCACGCAGGTGGCGAAGATCGAGGACCGGCTGCCGGGTGGCGAGGCCACCGAGATGGTGGTCGTCTACCACCGGGACGGCGGGCTGAGCGCGGGGGACAGGGCGACCGCCGCCGACCAGATCGAGCGGATCGCGGGGGCCCACCGGCTCACCGGGAAACCCGAAGGCATTCCGTCCCGGGACGGCACCACCCTGATGTACCCGGTCGCCAGCACCGAACCGGGGCAGGACGAGGACGCCCGGGACGTACTGGTCAACTCCGTGCGGGACATCGCGAAGGGCAGCGACGGGCTGAACGTCGACGTCGGCGGGGCGGGCGCGCTCGCCACCGACGCGAGCGAGGTCTACAACTCGCTCGACGGGCCCCTGCTGTACACCACGGCCGCCGTGGTCGCGCTGCTGCTGATCCTCATCTACCGCAGCCCGTTCCTGTGGCTCGTCCCGCTTGCCGTCGCGGGCATGGCCGACTATCTGTCGATGGGCGTCGCCTACGGCCTCAACCAGGGGTTCGGAACGTCCGTTTCCGGCCAGAGCTCCGGGATCATGACGATCCTCGTGTTCGGGGCGGGCACCGACTACGCGCTGCTGCTCGTCTCCCGGTACCGGGAAGAACTACGGCGGATCGAGCGGCCCTACGACGCCATGGTGGCCGCGCTGAAGGGCTGCGGGCCCGCCGTGCTCGCCTCCTCCGGCACCGTCGCCGCCGGACTGCTGTGCCTGCTCGCCGCCGACCTCAACTCCAGCCGCGGCATGGGCCCGCTCGGCACCGTCGGCGTGCTGTGCGCGCTGGCCGCCATGCTGACGCTGCTGCCCGCGATCCTCGTGCTGCTCGGCCGGCGCGTGTTCTGGCCGCTCGTGCCCCGCTACGGCAGCACGCCCAAGGCCCGCCGGTCCCTGTTCACGGCGATGGGCAGCTCCGCCGGTCGCCGGCCCCTGACCGTCCTCGCGGGCGGCGCGGTCCTGCTCGGCGCGCTCGCGCTCGGCGCCCTGAACCTGCCCGGCACCCTCAAGCAGGAGGACTCCTTCACCAGCAAGCCCGACGCGGTCGCCGCCATGGAGACGCTCGGCAAGGCCTACCCCGAGCGCGGCACCCAGCCCATCACCGTCATCACGCCGGAGGGCCGCGCCGCCGAGACGCTCGCGTCGGTCCGCGGCACCGACGGCGTCGACAGCGCGCGGGAAGGCCGTACCGGAAACGGCTGGACGGAGATCTCCGTCCTCGCCACCGCGGCACCCCAGTCCGCCGGGGAGACCGCCACCATCGAGGCCCTGCGCGACAAGCTCGACGGCTCCTACGTCGGCGGGCCGAGCGCCGAGCAGATCGACCTGAAGGACACCAACGCCCGCGACCGCCTCGTCGTCGTACCGATCGTGCTGCTGTCCGTGCTGCTGATCCTGGTCGCCCTGCTGCGCTCGCTGGTCGCGCCGCTGATCCTGGTGGCGGCCGTGGTCGCCGTGTGGGGCGCGGCGCTCGGCATCGGCGGGCTCGTCTTCGGGCCGCTCTTCGGCTTCGACGGCACCGATCCCGGACTCGGGCTGCTCTCGTTCGTGTTCCTGGTGGCCCTCGGCGTCGACTACGGCATCTTCCTGATGCACCGGATGCGCGAGGAGTGCCTGAACGGCGCCGAACCGGCGTCGGCCGCGCTCACCGCGCTGCGCACCACGGGCGGCGTCATCGCCTCCGCCGGGCTCGTCCTCGCCGCCACCTTCGCGGTGCTCACCAGCATGCCGCTCGTCCCACTCGTCGAGCTGGGCTTCGTCATCGCCGTCGGCGTGCTGCTGGACACCTTCCTGGTCCGCACCTACCTGGTCACCAGCGCGAGCGTGGCCCTGAGGCGCAGGATGTGGTGGCCGGGCCGGCTCTCCCGCGCACCCGAGGGAACCCGGCCACCGGTCCCGCCGAAGGAACCGGAGCACGTGGCCGTCTCCGTGTCCTGA
- a CDS encoding sensor histidine kinase, translating into MNSVQPTTTAARSRIGERVMAAINRDPLTAPHRTRNDALLAVAWAVLATAMALLGDKGLRPDALGWTLLLAAHVPLVWRRHRPLLVLLAVMVCIAPYHALENNHAAPIFATMVVLYTIAATGTVRRTLLTGAAVLGVTLILNALTNPDGTVEILRISGWVFAFLFCGIDVRYYRQYVAAIVERAERAERTREEEARRRVAEERLRIARDLHDLLAHSITLIGVQTSVAAHVLAADPERLNREAIAKSLDDIAGTCRTARGELRTTLELLREQGAVGEARGPLPGIDGVPDLVAAARLAGARVASEVRVGEAPPAVGAAAYRIVQEALTNVVRHAGPEPAVRVELYEEQGALRVSVTDDGRRPAPGSTTSVPGYGLVGMRERARSVGGTLDAGPGDKGGFRVSAVLPVGSDRGGER; encoded by the coding sequence ATGAACTCCGTGCAGCCAACCACGACAGCGGCCCGGTCCCGCATCGGCGAGCGGGTCATGGCGGCGATCAACCGCGACCCCCTCACCGCCCCGCACCGCACACGCAACGACGCGCTGCTGGCCGTGGCCTGGGCCGTTCTCGCCACGGCCATGGCCCTGCTCGGCGACAAGGGGCTGCGCCCCGACGCGCTCGGCTGGACCCTGCTGCTCGCCGCCCACGTGCCCCTGGTCTGGCGGCGCCACCGGCCGCTGCTGGTCCTGCTGGCGGTGATGGTCTGCATCGCCCCGTACCACGCCCTGGAGAACAACCACGCCGCGCCCATCTTCGCGACCATGGTGGTGCTGTACACCATCGCGGCGACCGGCACGGTGCGCCGCACGCTGCTCACCGGCGCCGCCGTCCTCGGCGTGACACTGATCCTCAACGCCCTCACCAACCCCGACGGGACGGTGGAGATCCTGCGGATCTCGGGCTGGGTCTTCGCGTTCCTCTTCTGCGGCATCGACGTCCGCTACTACCGCCAGTACGTCGCCGCCATCGTCGAGCGCGCCGAGCGCGCCGAACGCACCCGCGAGGAAGAGGCCCGCCGCCGGGTCGCCGAGGAACGCCTGCGCATCGCCCGCGACCTGCACGACCTGCTCGCCCACAGCATCACGCTCATCGGCGTGCAGACATCGGTGGCCGCGCACGTCCTGGCGGCCGACCCCGAGCGGCTGAACCGCGAGGCGATCGCCAAGTCGCTCGACGACATCGCCGGGACCTGCCGCACGGCGCGCGGCGAGCTGCGTACGACGCTGGAACTCCTGCGCGAGCAGGGCGCGGTGGGCGAGGCACGCGGCCCGCTGCCCGGGATCGACGGGGTGCCGGACCTGGTGGCGGCGGCGCGGCTGGCCGGTGCGCGGGTGGCGTCGGAGGTGCGGGTCGGGGAGGCGCCGCCCGCCGTCGGGGCGGCCGCGTACCGGATCGTGCAGGAAGCGCTGACGAACGTCGTCCGGCACGCGGGTCCCGAACCCGCCGTACGGGTCGAGCTGTACGAGGAGCAGGGCGCCCTGCGCGTGTCGGTCACCGACGACGGGAGGCGCCCCGCCCCCGGCTCCACCACATCCGTCCCCGGCTACGGCCTCGTCGGCATGCGGGAGCGGGCCCGCAGCGTGGGTGGCACACTCGACGCCGGACCGGGCGACAAGGGGGGATTCCGGGTGAGCGCCGTACTGCCGGTCGGGAGCGACCGGGGAGGAGAGAGATGA
- a CDS encoding response regulator transcription factor: MIRVLLADDQTLVREAFAMLVESAPDMEVVGQAATGREAAELARGTRADLVVMDIRMPDLDGIEATRLIAADEDLAGVRVLVLTTYDTDENIVDALRAGASGFLVKDTRPAELLDAIRTVAAGEALLSPGPTARLIERFLRSPSAPTAGGPDCLSEREREVLTLVARGLNNTEIAEALGLSPLTAKTHVSRIMGKLGARDRAQLVIVAYESGMVTPGIL; encoded by the coding sequence ATGATCCGCGTCCTGCTCGCGGACGACCAGACGCTCGTACGTGAGGCGTTCGCCATGCTCGTCGAGTCGGCCCCCGACATGGAGGTCGTCGGTCAGGCGGCCACCGGCAGGGAGGCCGCGGAACTGGCCCGTGGCACCCGCGCCGACCTCGTCGTGATGGACATCCGCATGCCCGACCTCGACGGCATCGAGGCGACCCGCCTGATCGCGGCCGACGAGGACCTGGCGGGGGTGCGCGTCCTGGTCCTCACCACCTACGACACCGACGAGAACATCGTGGACGCACTGCGCGCCGGCGCCTCCGGATTCCTGGTCAAGGACACCCGCCCGGCCGAACTCCTCGACGCCATCCGCACGGTGGCCGCGGGGGAGGCGCTCCTGTCGCCGGGGCCGACCGCACGGCTGATCGAGCGGTTCCTGCGCAGCCCTTCCGCGCCCACCGCCGGCGGACCCGATTGCCTGTCCGAACGTGAACGCGAAGTGCTGACGCTGGTCGCCCGCGGGCTCAACAACACGGAAATCGCGGAAGCATTGGGGCTCAGCCCGCTGACGGCGAAGACACACGTCAGCCGCATCATGGGGAAGCTGGGCGCCCGGGACCGGGCGCAGTTGGTCATCGTGGCCTATGAGTCAGGGATGGTGACACCGGGGATCCTGTGA
- a CDS encoding sialidase family protein: MAILRRTLSRTYLVTAVLLTTPLVTAGNASAGEAGCTSSVPYVSGEGGYDTYRIPATVTTPRGTVLAFAEGRHDGAGDTGDIDVVLRRSLDGGCTWGPQAVVASGDGDTRGNPAPVVDPRTGAVVLVTSYNSGDVTEAQIMRGEVTPEQSRRVFVQRSADDGRHFSSPRDITGQVKPSNWRWYATGPGHAIALRHGPHAGRLVVPSNHSVAPAPGSGDTGQEPKYYGAHAIYSDDGGRSWRMGFVDDSYDGFSNANESTAAELPDGRLYFNARDQHGTSAGNRLDSHSSDGGETLDRPYTVQPTLNEVPVVEGSVLQLPGSRGALLFSGPSVPTVRQSMAVWRSADGGATFTKALTLSQQRAGYSDLVPLGRRVVGILYETGVEGAYETVEFRRLPTAGLE; this comes from the coding sequence ATGGCCATCCTGAGGCGCACACTCAGTCGTACGTACCTAGTCACCGCAGTACTCCTGACCACCCCACTGGTCACGGCCGGCAACGCCTCGGCGGGGGAGGCCGGCTGCACGTCCTCCGTCCCCTACGTCTCGGGCGAGGGCGGCTACGACACGTACCGCATCCCGGCGACGGTCACGACCCCGCGTGGCACGGTCCTGGCCTTCGCCGAGGGCCGGCACGACGGGGCGGGCGACACCGGTGACATCGATGTCGTCCTCAGGCGCTCCCTCGACGGCGGCTGCACCTGGGGTCCGCAGGCCGTGGTCGCCTCGGGGGACGGGGACACGCGGGGCAACCCCGCTCCCGTGGTCGACCCGCGCACCGGCGCGGTCGTGCTGGTCACCTCCTACAACAGCGGGGATGTGACGGAGGCGCAGATCATGCGGGGCGAGGTGACGCCGGAGCAGAGCCGGCGGGTGTTCGTGCAGCGGAGCGCGGACGACGGCCGCCATTTCTCCTCCCCGCGGGACATCACGGGCCAGGTGAAGCCGTCGAACTGGCGCTGGTACGCCACGGGGCCCGGTCACGCGATCGCGCTGCGGCACGGTCCGCATGCGGGGCGGCTGGTCGTCCCGTCGAACCACTCGGTTGCGCCGGCGCCGGGGTCCGGGGACACCGGGCAGGAGCCCAAGTACTACGGCGCCCACGCCATCTACAGCGACGACGGCGGGCGTTCCTGGCGGATGGGGTTCGTCGACGACTCGTACGACGGTTTCAGTAACGCGAACGAGTCCACCGCGGCCGAACTTCCCGACGGCAGGCTGTACTTCAACGCCCGGGATCAGCACGGCACGAGTGCGGGGAACCGGCTCGACAGTCACTCCAGCGACGGCGGTGAGACGCTGGACCGGCCGTACACGGTTCAGCCGACGTTGAACGAGGTACCGGTGGTGGAGGGGAGTGTCCTTCAACTCCCTGGTTCCCGTGGTGCGTTGCTCTTCTCCGGTCCCTCCGTGCCCACTGTGCGCCAATCGATGGCTGTGTGGCGGAGTGCGGATGGCGGGGCGACCTTCACGAAGGCGCTGACGCTGTCTCAGCAGCGGGCGGGGTATTCGGATCTGGTGCCGTTGGGGCGGCGGGTGGTCGGGATTCTGTATGAGACGGGGGTGGAGGGGGCTTACGAGACGGTCGAGTTCCGTAGGTTGCCGACGGCGGGGCTGGAGTAG
- a CDS encoding dihydrodipicolinate synthase family protein — protein MMIPTPLTGVIPPVCTPLTPDREVDVPSLLRLVDHLMEAGVHGLFVLGSTSEAAYLTDAQRRVVVETVAGHVEGRLPVLAGVIDMTTPRVLDHVREVTRAGADAVVATAPFYARTHPAEIARHYRLIAAACPVPVVAYDLPAAVHVKLPGDVILDLAAEGALAGLKDSSGDLAAFREVVIGARTRSDITGFSVLTGSELIADAALAVGADGVVPGLANVDPRGYVRLFELCRAGDWELARAEQERLCGLFGMVTVGDPGRMGGSSSALGAFKAALHLRGVIDCASTAEPQVALSPEEVERVGKFLAGAGLL, from the coding sequence ATCATGATCCCCACCCCGCTCACCGGTGTCATCCCGCCCGTCTGCACACCCCTGACACCGGACCGCGAGGTGGACGTCCCGTCCCTGCTCAGGCTGGTCGACCACCTCATGGAGGCCGGGGTGCACGGCCTGTTCGTGCTCGGCTCGACGTCGGAGGCGGCGTATCTGACGGACGCGCAGCGGCGGGTCGTGGTGGAGACGGTGGCCGGGCATGTCGAGGGCCGGCTCCCGGTGCTGGCCGGAGTGATCGACATGACCACGCCTCGGGTTCTGGACCACGTACGCGAGGTCACGCGGGCGGGTGCGGACGCGGTGGTCGCCACGGCGCCCTTCTACGCCCGGACCCACCCCGCCGAGATCGCCCGCCACTACCGTCTGATCGCCGCCGCGTGCCCCGTCCCCGTGGTGGCGTACGACCTCCCGGCCGCCGTCCACGTCAAACTCCCCGGCGACGTCATCCTGGACCTGGCCGCCGAGGGTGCCCTGGCCGGCCTGAAGGACTCCAGCGGCGACCTCGCCGCCTTCCGCGAGGTCGTCATCGGCGCCCGCACCCGGTCCGACATCACCGGCTTCAGCGTCCTGACCGGCTCCGAGCTCATCGCCGACGCCGCGCTGGCCGTGGGGGCGGACGGGGTGGTGCCGGGGCTCGCGAACGTCGACCCGCGGGGGTACGTCCGCCTCTTCGAGCTGTGCCGGGCCGGGGACTGGGAGTTGGCCCGGGCCGAGCAGGAGCGGTTGTGCGGGCTGTTCGGGATGGTGACCGTCGGGGATCCCGGGCGGATGGGGGGTTCGTCGTCGGCGTTGGGGGCGTTCAAGGCGGCGCTGCATCTGCGGGGGGTCATCGACTGCGCGTCGACGGCGGAGCCGCAGGTTGCGTTGTCGCCGGAGGAGGTTGAGCGGGTGGGGAAGTTCTTGGCGGGGGCGGGGTTGCTGTAG
- a CDS encoding ABC transporter ATP-binding protein: MTALVELSDAHVVHKARSGGLFTRDKVYALTGADLVIAPGETVGVVGESGCGKSTLAKVLVGVQRPTSGTVSLRGRDLWTMSPAERRTAVGAGTGMIFQDPSTALNRRLTVRQILRDPLDVHDRGTRSEREDRVRELMSLVGLPRALTDALPGQLSGGQRQRVAIARALALDPDLVVADEPTSALDVSVRAQILNLLLDLKERLGLALVFVSHDIQTVRRMSDRVITMYLGRIVEEARATGVTDGSRHPYTRALFSATPGLLDPIDPIPLVGPVPSATRPPSGCPFRTRCWKADEVCAEAMPDFSAASTPEHRYRCHHPVEEGEATRDLVRQSHSSREP; the protein is encoded by the coding sequence GTGACCGCGCTGGTGGAGCTCTCGGACGCGCACGTCGTGCACAAGGCGCGCAGCGGCGGGCTGTTCACCCGGGACAAGGTGTACGCCCTGACCGGCGCCGATCTCGTCATCGCGCCCGGCGAGACGGTGGGCGTGGTCGGCGAGTCGGGGTGCGGCAAGTCGACGCTGGCGAAGGTGCTGGTGGGGGTGCAGCGCCCGACGTCGGGCACGGTGTCCCTGCGGGGACGCGACCTGTGGACGATGTCACCGGCCGAACGCAGGACGGCGGTGGGCGCCGGCACCGGGATGATCTTCCAGGACCCGTCGACGGCACTGAACAGGCGCCTGACGGTCCGGCAGATCCTGCGGGACCCGCTGGACGTGCACGACCGGGGCACGAGGAGCGAACGCGAGGACCGGGTCAGGGAGCTGATGTCCCTGGTCGGCCTCCCGCGCGCCCTGACGGACGCCCTTCCCGGCCAGCTCTCCGGCGGCCAGCGCCAACGCGTGGCCATCGCCCGCGCCCTGGCCCTGGACCCCGACCTCGTGGTGGCGGACGAGCCGACGAGCGCGCTGGACGTGTCGGTGCGGGCGCAGATCCTGAACCTCCTCCTCGACCTGAAGGAACGCCTGGGCCTCGCCCTGGTCTTCGTCTCGCACGACATCCAGACGGTACGCCGGATGAGCGACCGCGTGATCACGATGTACCTGGGCCGGATCGTCGAGGAGGCCCGGGCGACCGGCGTCACCGACGGCTCCCGGCACCCGTACACTCGCGCCCTCTTCTCGGCGACCCCGGGCCTGCTCGACCCCATCGACCCGATCCCGCTGGTCGGTCCGGTCCCCTCCGCGACGCGTCCGCCGAGCGGGTGTCCCTTCCGCACGCGATGCTGGAAGGCGGACGAGGTGTGCGCCGAGGCGATGCCGGACTTCTCGGCCGCGTCAACGCCCGAGCACCGTTACAGGTGCCACCATCCGGTGGAGGAGGGCGAGGCCACGCGCGACCTCGTACGACAGAGCCACAGTTCCAGGGAGCCTTGA